The genomic segment TGCTTCAAGGGTTTTGGCACCAGGACTTGTGGTCTCTAATGGATCTAGAGGGACTCCAGGCCCCTCCAGCTTGTTCAGGTCCTGAAAGGTTGCTTgttctgcctgtgctgtggcCTGTGTCATGTACACTGTGGGCAGCTCGTCATGGCCATTTGACATCAGGTCAAACTTGCCATGGAGAATGAGACCTTTTGTTCTCAGCACAGGATGAGGAGAGCCTCCCTTCTTATCAGATTCCTTCAAGCAACCTGGCTTCCCACACATTCCTCTGGAGCCTCTTGCTCTGTTCCTGCTGGGGATGGGAGAGATGAGTCAGTCTCCTTGCGTTAAACTATGTCTGTCTTTGTGTTGGTGGTTGACCAAGGACTTGAGCCATTGTGCCAGGAGTAGGGCAAGAGAGGCTGCTCAGGCCCTGAGTTCAGCCTGTTCTGTGGTGGATGCCACTCTGCACATGTGCTTTTCCCACTGAACAGATACAGAGTCCAGACTGCTGCAGCTTGTGCACAACTAGGCTTGCATTTGGCAGACACTTGTCTGCTTGTAGTGGCAGCAGACTGACGTGCAGTGCTGTCTCCTCCTGCAGACAAGAAGTCCTTTGTCCAGCTGGCAGATCTGCTCAACATCCAGGTGATCACGCTGCGGATGCGCAGGCACCCGCTGGGGCAGTGGCTGCCCCGTGTGTACGGCTCGGCGCCCAGCCGCCTCCTGCGCGCCGTGGTCAGGCACAGGTGAGCCTCAGCCTTCACAGgcctgcagggcagggctgctgcaggcaaaTGCTGCTCTGGGTGCCAGAGGGGGTTGGCAAAGAACTCCTGAAACAGCTGTGCAACTTCTGCCTTGGTGGGAGCGGTGACCTGGTTCCTCTTTTTGTCCCTGCAGGGCGTTTGTTTGGACCTACGATGTGATCATTCTAATCAATGCCGTCTTCATTGCTCTGGACGAGGAGATACCTTTCATTTCTTACTCAGAGTGGGTCTTCCTTGCATTGTACATGATTGAGATCTTCCTGAAGGTGTACACTTACGAACCCAGGGCGTTCTTTGGCAGAAATCAGTTCTGGAACTGGTGAGTGGGATGAGTGTTTGTGTGAAGGGTGGCGTGCGGGGCCTGTGTTCAGCTCCTCAAGAGCTGAAAGTCTCTTGGAGAGATGAGCTGCCTAACTCCTGTGAGAGGCTGTCATTAAAATGATCCTGTGCCTCAGAGGACGTGGTGTGCTTTCCTGGCCTAACTTGGCTCTGTTGGGCTACTCTTCCTTCCTGGCTCTGTGAACTCACTCAAAGGTGACCCTGCAGCACGTGTAGAAAATGACTTGACAGGGGAAAGCATTTTGCTAAAAGCTGTCCCACCTTCCCACCCTGCAAACAGATTGAGGtgatgcagggctgcctggcacaGGTAGGAGGAAGAGGGGTCCCTACTTCTCTGCCACGTGGCCCGTTCTCTGTCGCCACCAGTCTAACAGCACTGCCTTCCCTCGTGCTAGGTTTGATACCCTCATCATCTTTGCTGCCCTGACTGCAACGATACTCAATTCCACCCTCAAGTCGAGTAAGTGCAGCTTAAGCAGTCTGCATGCATCTGGGAAACTCGGTGGTCTGGAGTCATCTTTTGTCCCCTCCTCGGGCTTGGGAGGCTTTGTGACAATGAATTTCCCACAGGGTTTCTAAGAACTAAACTGTAGCAAATAGTGTTTGACAAGGACATAATCATAGCAAAAGTAAGAGCATGCTCTGTCTCTGTGCTTCCCTGCTCGTGTTTATAACCAAAAACCTCTTGTTTCCTTTCTCAGCCACAAAGTACAACAGCCAACAGATCCTGGACATTGTCTTCATCCTCAGGGTCCTCAGGCTAATAAGGATCGTTGACAGCTTTCAAAGGTAATGAGGAGGATGGGACAGAGCAGTGGGGTTTTTGGGGGGCAGGCTGTGTCAGAAGCTGGCTCAGACAGCACCTTGTGTTGCTCTGTGTGGCTGCTTTGGCCTGAGCCTTGCCACTTAAAGCACCCCAGAGCCTTGTCGCAGCGTGCCTGGGATCAGCCCTCTTGCTACAGCCTCTCTGGAGACTTGTTATACAAGGACTCATGGGGAGCAGGATGCTGGATGGGATGTGATGTGATGATAAGTGAGTGTGGGCTTTGAGCCTCCCCACAGCAGATGCTGCCATGAGTTACTTGTTGCAGGTTCCGCGTCATCATGAACACCCTGATAAACATTGTACCCACGATGCTGACCTTCGGCGGGCTGACCCTGGTAAGAAGCCCTGCTGTCTCAGCTCAAAGCACTCCAGTTGTACAGGGATATGCCTGAGGTCTCATGCTCATGCTGTTCCCAAGAGGATAAATGCAAACCTCTGGGTGGCAGGCCTTTGAAACTGTGGGTGTCTGCTTCATTCTTGCTCAAGGCAGGTGTGAATGTGTGCAGAGGGGTCGGGTTCCTGCTGGTTGCTGGGTCAGGGCAGTCTCCTTTGCTCCATGGAAGCAGTGAGGGTGTTGTGTGACATCTGGGCATCACACTGTAAGGAATCAAACTGTCATTTGGGCAGGCAGCAGAATGAAAACCCCATTTCTCACATAACTTCCTAAAAGTAACTTCCGATACGATGTGAGACTGCTTCATTTCTGTGGATCTAGGCTGTAGTTCTTGGCTTATTACTCCTGCCTGCTAATTGCTCTTGAGTGTCTTGGGTCTCTTGGACTCTGGACTGCTCCTCAGCAGCTTGCTGTGTCTGTAGAAACTGGGAAACCCGAGGTAATTCTAAACCTGCCTTGGagtttgcagctgcctggggaagcTGGTGATGGGGGTTTCTCTTCCCAGGTTGTGTACTGTGTATTTGCAATCGTTGGCATGGAGTTATTCCATGGCAAAATCCAGTTCTTCCCTGCAAACTCAAATGCTCCTCATGCCCTGGAATGTGGAAACCCAGCTCTCAAGGATTCTCTCTTTGCTCGTGGGAAATACTGCAAGAACAACTTCAACAACTTTGCATCATCCTTCATTGTCCTGATGGAGCTCACTGTAGTCAACCAGTGGCACGATATCCTTTGTGAGGGAAGGTCCAAACCAAAGCTGGGTGGTCTGTGCTTTGCCCTTTGTACCTGAGACAGCAGAGAAATGGGCCCTGCAGAGGCTTTGTGCAGAGCCTGTGGCTGGGCAGCATTATCTGGTTCCTCCCTTTGCACTCCTCTACAGCAAAACCAGACCATCAGAAGGGTTTGGAttagaaaagccctttaagctcctggagtccaagccctcccctcaccttgCCAAGCCCAAGTCAGGATACTGTTACTGTCAGGATACAATGGCCCAGAtgctctcctcctgcagccctctTGCCCTTAACTCCATCACACTGTTTGCCACTGGATTTGCCAACGTGACGGTGCAGCCTGCCAAGCTGTACTTCATTGCCTTCCACATCGTCATGGTGATAATTATTGTCAAGTAAGTTTTGGTGtgctctcctctgccttggagggaaggaaaggctCTGTCCCCTGCCCAGACAGGCAGGGCATCTGTCCCAGAGGAGTCTCACCTCCCCTGTGTGCTGCCCTGACTTAGAGCTCgcagagaggagggatgggagtGCTGGGGAATCTTGAGGCAGTTGATGCCCAAAAGCAGGGGGAAGGCCAGTAAGGAAATGCTTCTGTCTAACTGCTCATCACTTCTTTCAGTATCTTTGTGTCATTCATCTTGGAAGCTTTCTTTGTGGAGTACTCCTTAGAGAAGAGTGAAGTAGAAACAGCCATTGAACAGAAGAtccaggagctggggatgggagTTCAAGAGTAAGCCTCCTGAAAAGGGTAGTGCTGGATGGATGTGGGACTGGAGGGGAaagccagcccctgtcccagggtGTGAGCTGAGACTCCTTTTCCTTGTCACAAAGTTCTTGCTCACCTGTCACGACCATGCAGGCTTGGCCTAGCTGTTGGCAGAGGGCTGCTTGTGTTGGCCTCACAGCTGCCTCCCTGAGCTCTTCCAGCCCAGGGCAGTTGCCCTGAGGATGGGAGGAGATGCTGGAGACTAACGCCATGGCTGGTGCTTGCCCTGCCTGAGAGAATCCATTGCTGCTGGGTACATGTGGGCCCTGGGGGTAGGATGTGCCCTCCTCTCCCAACTAACTTCTGGTGCTTCTCGTGCAGGGATGagctccaggatgaacagctCCTCGATAACATGGAGAGTGCAGAGCAGGACCTGGAGGGAGAAGGTGCAACAAAGCCACAGTTTAAAGGGCTGGTGTTTAAAATTGCCTCCAAAAGTAAGTGCAGCCCTACAGTGTTTTCTTTAAGAGGCCAGGACTCCGAACTGTCCCTGATTGTAGCCATGGCTCTGGGGAAGCTTCCTcgtgctgctgcttcctttggGCTACAAAAGCAGTGAGAAACCAGCTGGAGGTTTGAGAGGAGTGTGGATGCTCTAATGTTTGCTGTTTCCTGTTTGCTTCTGTAGcaacttcttttcctctcttcatcCTCAGCCCTCCTGTACACGTTTGTCTTCACTAGAGGACACTGCCTTGGTGGCTGAGGGTCCTGCTGTGGCCAAGAAGTCTGTCTTCTGTACTCCTTCCTCTATGCACTTTGCATTCCTCCTGAATGGTGAATATATGCTCCTTTGCATCTCTACTGGCTTTCTTGCTGTACCTTAGCAGTTTCCCAGGCTCATGTTTCTCAGcatggcagctgctgggcaagCATGGACACAGGAGAATAGAAGGGGTTTAAAACCTTAAAACAATTGTCTTATCTTTTACAAGTGCTCACAGTGCTTAACAGTAGAGGGGGTAAAATACCAGCAAACAGCAGTGGGGACATTTGTTTTCTCACCTATGTGGTGTAAAGCAGTGGGAGCATAAGAACTTCTTTGAGTAGGAGCTGCCTTAAGGTAGCCACTGCCTCACTTCTGCTGAAGAACAGGACTGGATGCTTACCCTGACTCTCTTTTTGGCCACCTGCAGGGTACAGGACGGTTGATGCTCTGCTCCAGCGTATGTTTGAGGCAGAGATACCCCTTGAGGACGAAGGCCCTTCACTTGAAGAGATCTTAAACttgcccctctctgctcctGTCCCTAGTAATCTGACCTCTGAGAGTGCTGCCTGATGGGGGCAGTGCCTGGCAGCTGATCAGGAGAATAACCCTCGGCTACGTGGGGCTGGAGCGTGTTCCCAAGCAGCTCTTGTGTGCACATGGGACAGATTACACGGtggaaggagcagctgaggctAGAACAGCTTCATCATGTAAAGGAGCTTTCTCTCATGTACAGTCTCATATAAGCGTTGCAAGCAGCCCCCCCTCTCCGTGCCGGGCAGAGCGGGTGTGTACGTGCCTGTGCTGGCTGTGTACCGCCGCGGGAGGCAGCAGGCTCTGAAACGCCTCCTCCTTGTAGCTGGAGCTGTGTCTCACAACCCTTTCTACGCTTCTCCGGGCCCATTAAAGAGCTCTGTCGCACACGGAGACGTGGTGTGAGAGGCTGGGGTGGGGGAATAAGTGGGTAGGAGAGGCGGGGGGCCGGTGGGGGGCTGCCCGCGCTGTGTGTCCGGGCGGCGGGGGGCCGGTGGGGGGCTGCCCGCGCTGTGTGTCCGGGCGGCGGGGGGCCGGTGGGGGGCTGCCCGCGCTGTGTgtccgggcggcggcggggggccggTGGGTGGCTGCCCGCGCTGTGTGTCCGGGAGGCGGCAGGGGGCCGGTGGGTGGCTGCCCGTGCTGTGTGTccgggaggcggcggggggGCCGGTGGGGGGCTGCCCGCGCTGTGTGTccgggaggcggcggggggCCGGTGGGTGGCTGCCCGCGCTGTGTGTccgggaggcggcggggggCCGGTGGGGGGCTGCCCGCGCTGTGTGTCCGGGCGGCGGTGCCGGCTCAGACCTGCCCGCGGCGTGGCGCGCTTGGCGCGGGGCTGGTTcccgccgggccggggcgcGCGGAGGCGGTGGCCAAtgggggggcggcgggggcggggcccgGTGGCGgctgcggggagggggcggggcctggaGGCAGCCAATGGGAAGGCGGCCGGGAAGGCCAGCGGCCAATGGGGCGGCGGCGCAGCGGGTTTGAATCGGCGGCAGCGGTTGGGGCCGGACGGGGCCGGGATGGAGGCGGCCGTGAGGTGAGCGGCggggcacgggcacgggcacgggcacgggcacgggcacgggcacggaGACTGGCACTGGTACCGGCACTGGGACTGGGACTAAAGCCTGCGGCAAGGGGAGCGGCCCTGCCCCCGCTGCTGTCGGCCCTGGGGCTGCGCAGGCCCGAGGGAGGGCTCCAGGCCTCGGCCTCTGCCCCGGGAGCGAATTCCCCTCAGGACAACCTGCCCCGCGCTTTGTCTTGCAGGAGCTACGAGGCTCATATACAGAGCTACCGCGGGGCTGACCCGctggagccttggcacaggtgAGTGCGGGTAGCGGGGTTAAAGGAGGCTTGGGTGGAAGCTGCCTTCAAGATCGTGTAGTTCCAGGCTCCCAGCCACACGCAGGGACACCTTCCCCTCGCCCAGGTTGCTCCCAGCCACACGCAGGGACACCTTCCCCTCGCCCAGGTTGCTCCCAGCCACActcagggacaccttccactcaCCCAGGGTGCTCCCAGCCACActcagggacaccttccactcaCCCAGGGTGCTCCCACCACACTCAGGGACAccttcccctcacccaggtTGCTCCCAGCCACACTCAGGGACACCTTCCCCTCGCCCAGGTTGCTCCCAGCCACACTCAGGGACACCTTCCCCTCGCCCAGGTTGCTCCCAGCcacatccaacctgcccttggacgCTTACAGGGATGGGCAACCCCAGCATcgctgggcaacctgtgccaggacctcaccaccctcacagggaaaacCTTCTTCCTGATGTCTCATCCTACTCTCCCTTCTGTCAACTTAAAGCTACTATCCTTTATTCTGTACAAAGCTCCTTTCTGAGTTTCTTGTCAGCCCCTTTAGAGACTGGAAGTTTGTTATAAgttctccctggagccttcacCAGGCTGAGCAACCCCAGTTCTCCCAATCTGTTGTCATAGGAGAGGAGCCCTCTGATATCTTTGTGGCCAtgctctggactcactccaacacATCCATTATAACTTGCTTGAGTGTGTTTCAGATATGCTCAGTGGGTAGAAGGTTGTCTTCCCCTTCAAGAAAAACAAGCCCGCTTGCCCAGCCTGCTGGAGCAGCTTGTGAAGGTGTTCTTGGGTGACAGGAGGTACCACCAAGATCCAAGATTTGTGAAGTACTGTATCAAGCTGGTAAGTAGATGCTTTTTGGGGAATTAAGCTATCCAAAAGACTGTTAAAGTTGGCATGCCATTCTGTAGTTCTGTGACTGCAAAGAGCtgtgggaggaaaagaaaccctCAGGGATGTGCTGTGGAAATCAGATGTattgctccctgcagcagctctaaGAACTTTTCAGCCTCACTGAGGGatgttgtgtttattttaaagctcTGTTATGAAGCTGTTTAGCTTGTCACAGGTTCTACCAACTGGTTTTATCTTTAGCAAGTAATGCTTTCCTATGATGGTAACTAAGAAACTGTTATTGGCTTTTGTGCCTGCAACTTCCTTGTGTGTTTTTGAACGTGCTTATGCATCTTTCTCTTATGCAGGCAGAGTTCATCAGCTCTCCTTGCCAGTATTTTGACTACCTCTACGGACAGGGAGTTGGTGCAAAGACATCCCCCTTCTATGCTGCTTGGGCTCAGCAGCTTGTAAATGAAGGCAACATGCAGTGTGCAGCAGCTGTCCTTCAGAAAGGGCTTCACAACCAGGCACAGCCACAAGAGAGCTTGCACCAGCTGTATTGGTAATTCTGACACCCCTTTTGAGCTCTTCAGATAGTGTTCCCTggggctgcctctgctgcagtgaGCTCAGGCTCCTGCTCCTCAGCTGAGCTGTGGTGTTTAGCCCAGCCTGAGGATGTGTTGACCATGAGCCACATACGCAGTGTGCTGTGCTTATTGCACAGGACTTAGCTGAGAGTGGGTGCCTGTTGCAGTTTAGCACTTAGCTGCTGGAAGCTCTGGTGTTGGTGCTTATCGTGGTGATGTGTGTTCCCTCTGGTGATGGTAAAACAGGAACCCAGTTTCCATTTACTGCTGCCTCTTGCAGGCTCTTTTATGTTTGTATATGTCCACACACAGTGAGAAGTGTCCTGGAACTAACCAGAGGGTTTTAGTGTTCCATTCCATGGTGTGCTGACCATAGGCAGAAATCAAAGGTTCCTGGTGGGTGGGGGCAATGGGGAACAGGTAGTAATGAAGTTGTGATCTTTAATGATGATAACTGGTGTTTCTTGCAATTCAGCTGGCTGCAGAACTGTGACCCTCAGAATCCTTCATTGCAAGGTGAGGCTAAAGATATCTGCCTGGGAGCTGGAGCTCAGTTAGGTGAATCTTTTGTGTCAGTCAGGGAGTTTTGGCACTAAGTTTATTATTTTCCTGGCCACATTTCATGTCCTTAAGGGGAGTATATTCCAAATGAAGTATTAGCTTCCTAGTACCTAAAGCAATTAACACACGAGAAAGTGATTTGTGCTCATTCATGCAAACCTGTGTTCCCCATCCCAGGTACTGCTGCTGTCATGAAACCCCTTCAGACCTCTCATGCTGCAAATCAAATGGCTCCTCAAAAAGGTGCTTTGAGTCTTGACTCAGTGAACACTTGCAAAAACCAGGTAAATGGCTCTTCAGGGGTGACTTAATCACAGTGGGGAAATGTGGAGTTTAGAGTGGTGAGTTTgggtgagaaaaagaaaaggtgggaACTATATCTGATGTATTTCACCTTGTTACTGATGTCCTTGTGCTGTAAGCGTCACGCCTTCGTAGTGGTGTCTCAATTGGGAAGCACTGGGACACACTCTTGAGTCACTTGGCATATTTCCAGAAGCACAGGCAAGGAGTGATTCCTCCCTCTGGTATCCACTCTTTGGAGGAGGAACACTGCTGACAGGCCCTGTGCCAGGCATGCTTTTGGGAAACTGCCTGCACTGAGTTTTGGTGAAATCAAATTGCTACTTCAATACCCTCTGTAGGAATGAAGGAGAGGTACTGCCAGAGCAAGAGGAGACATTCCCAGGCTGGTCCTCAGCAGAATGGGAGCTTCTTGTAGAAGTCAACCTGCTGAGCTGGGAAATGACTGGGAGAAGACATTGCTCACAGCTCACAGGCTCCTCTGTAGCTTGCCAGCTCAGTCTCCATCCCTTTCAGTCTCTGTTCATACTTCGTGGAGATCCTGAGTTAACTGAATCCTTCCAATCCTGTCACCTTGTGGCCAAAAACTCTTGGAGCTGACAGCAAACTGTTATATGTCTGATTCTTCAGGATGAACCTCCTCAGGTTCATAGTTCTCTTTCAGTCTGTTCTTGTCGTGCTCGAGGCCTGAATTGTCATCTTCCCAACCAGAATTACATATTAGGGGCTTTGTGGTTGCTGCTCTTATCCAAATGGATGGTTAACCTTAGAATCCTTCTTTTATTGATTATATACCCTCTACCCTGCTTTAGGGTCCTGATTCTGCTGGTGCTCAGTCCTGCTCTGCTGATGGGAGAGAAGAAGTGTAAGTGTTGGGGGGTTTTTAAAGTCCACGCTGTGGAAAAAGTAATAAGTACCGATGAATCCAATAAACTtgagcagagctgcttctccttttccctcacAGAAAGTATGTCACCTACATCTCCAAGTCTGCAGTTCTTCCCAAGCCCTCCTCTGTGGCTGTGGAATGTGAGCAGATTGCCATGTATGATAAAAACCTGCTGGTGTGTGAAGGCTCTGAACTGTCGTTTGAGGAGCTGAGAGCCAAGAGATACTTGAAGAAGTCCGAGCGCCTCAGAAGGCAGCAGGAATGGGGTATTTTTCTCTGGCCATCTGCCTCTTCCAGAAACATTCTCATCTTCTTGGGAAACTAGTACTtggctgctttcctttcttttcagccTCTCTGCTGAAGCCTGAAAACTTTCTCAATAGCCCAAGTTAGCATCCCTGTACAGAGACAGGGTGGGGTGAGCTTGGAAACATCAGGGGCACGTGCCAGATGACTGACATCACTATTTACTGTTTAAGCTCTTCCCTTGGGCTTGTCTTTTCAAACCTGGATTATCATAAGGAGTGATGTTTCTTCTGAGGAAAGTGTGGGCAGCTCTTGGCAGTACAAGTTACCCTCATAACTAGTGGTTACTCGTAATGTCTGTGGTGAGAAGCTCACCTGGATACCGATTGTTTCACTTGATATCATTGTTTGATCCTtagaagcagaagagagagaCTCTGTAAGGAGGAAAGAGTCAGCTGTCCTCGAACTGCAGGCcctgcaggagaagctggaaaagcTCACCCAGCTCACCAAAAGCTTGGAGGAAACCAGGCTGGAACCAGCATCTACAGCATCAGCTGAGCCAAATAAGACAGTGGTAAGTGCGTACTGTGAGCTGTAGGAGTAGTGTCTGTGAGCTCATCTCGCACACATGCTTTAGACAGGGACCAGAGCAGACTGCTAACCAAACCTCCAGGCTCAGGCTGCAATACCTGACTAGTATAAATACCTGGCATAACTTTTAAGTACTTCATGGCATCTGTTTGAATGGTTAAACCTGAAAGTGTGGCTTTGCTTCTCCCTCAGTTCAGCTTTAGTTGCACGTGGAAGTTCTGTTAAGCATGAAAAGCTGTGCTAGTgatgcagaaataaaaaggaaaaacttataTACAGTGTAAAAGAACATTTCTCCTCTCTAAAGGTGCATCCACCTGTGAcacccagcacagctctccagCAGAACTGGATGGCACCTCCTCAAAATGCACATCTGCAAAGCACCCGAGCTCTGGTGCCAGAACAGGCTCCAGCCAGCGcttcagcagcctctgctcttgCACTGCAGTCAGCAAAACCCCTGGGCCACTGGACATCAGCCTCTCCGTGGGAAGTAACATATAAGAGTGGTGCAGGCAACACCCAGCTAGAGCTTGGGGAGCTCCAGAGCAGTTTGTTCCAGCCACCATTCCAGaatgctgcagctggggagcggGCACATCCCGAGGCGGCTCCTCgctgcagcactgcacagtACGTATGAGCaggcagagcctggcacagcacaTGGGGCACTCTGCAGTATCTGCCTTCAGCTGACAGTTCACTGCAAATCAAGTCTCATCTTCTTCAGGAAAAGTACCTGAAGTAGCCTGTGGAAACGGATGTTTAGACCCAGATCAAACTCACAGTTCTTAAAGAGCATTTAACACTTGCCTTTTAACCTTTTCAGTGGACTCTTGCTGCCTTTCAGGCTCTGTACCCATTGCCAACTGTAGCAGAGCCTGTCTGGGAGACAGTCCTAGTAATATTCTAATGGGTGTCTCCATCTGTGGGACTAAAAGGAGCCATTCatggggggaggggaaaaaacaggatCATGAGTTGCTGTCTGTCTGGGGTTTCCTTTGTCCTAGACTGAGAAAGGCCTCCTCACTGCTTACAGCACACCACTGCTGGGTCCTCATCTGATACTGGGTTTAAATGATAGCTTTTATTTCAAGCTAATGTTCTTAATCTCTCCTGTGAAGGCAGCCTGACAAGAGACTCACTGGGCCCCAGACTTGTGTGGATGCAAAGGAAGGTAATCCAGTGTGCATAAAGACTGTTGCTGTGACTGTTACTGACCGAGGATCAGTAGGCTGTGCCTGTTAATTCCAACCCTAGCAAAGCTTTCTGACCTTGCCTCGCTCCATCCCTGCATGTCCAGGCAGTGTCTCTGTATCCCTTCCATGGAGCCAGTCCCTGTTTGCAGCTGGTGCACAATTCCTTGTTAGAGCTCAGTTGGGAGCTCGCTGTTTGTCCATGCTGGCCCTCTGCCTGCTTGACTTTGTGTCAGGATGGATCAGACCCTTGGAGACCACCCAGCTGTCCAAGCTCCCCCTTGCCCTTCAAAGCAGTCTCCCTTGGGAATCTGCCAAGCAGATCTCTGACCAAGCCAAAGCCTCTCCCAAAATTCTGGGTTGTCATTCTGCTACTCATCTTGTTTACTTCTCTTGCTAACGTTTTGCTACCCACTGAAACCTACATAAACAATCCCAGGGGGCCTCAGCAATGATCTCACTGTCCTCTCTTTTCTAGCACCCAGGGCTGGAAattcttcctttgcttctgGAAATGTTTCTCAAGCTACCCCAAACACCTCCCTGGGGGGAGCCACACAGGCAACACCCTTCAAAGTGCAGCCTTCACCTACAGTTCACACCAAGGAAGCGTTGGGTAAGTGTCTGCAGTGAGGTGCTGGATGGCATCTTGCCTGCTTGTGTCAGTGAAGCCAATGTACAGGGAGCCCATCTAGTGATGGAGTGTGCACTGCTTAGTGAAAGAGAGAGATAAATTGTTACCCTTCTGTCTGGATGACCCAAAACTTTTGACTGGAAAGAGGTGCTTTAATACCATCCCAGCAACCATGTCCTGTGGACTTGCAGATAAGCCACTGGAGACAGAGCTGCCAGGCTTGTCTGGGCAGTGTGATCTCTGAGCTGCACTTGTCTGTACTGCCAGGGACTCCCCTTCTTGAGATGAACAGCTGAAACAGCCTCATGTGGTGGAAGAATGTTGGGAAGTAAGTCAGCTCTGGCTGATGGTGAGCTTCCCCCAAAGCTGAAACAAACACCTGTGCAAAAGGTCTTTGATTATTTGACAGGTGTTGTCTGTTCTAAATGTTGCTTTTTCCAAATCCTGCAAGGGAAACTACTGTTTTGTTAAGGGAAAACTTATCCCTTTTGTACTCTTCAGTCACATTCACCTCTCTAGATAGGAAGGTGGTGAACTGCTGTAGCAAGTGCTGCAGCTGAGTGTATGTCTGTAAAAGTAATAATTAAAGGTAATCATCATCCATATGTCCAAGAAGGTAAAGGAGTGTTTTCTCCTGTAGGAGAACTTGAAGTCTTaccatggagaagaaaaaaaaggccatGGCACAGCAAATACCTGTTGGCTGAGTCAGAGCTTGCTGTGCTTGTGCAGTTGCCTGGGGTGTTTAAATGCCATGTGGGTCACTGGCTGGTTATTGGCATTTGATAAATGATGATAACTGATTGGCATTTGATTTGACCATACCCAAAGGAAGAACCTCTGAATGCTCCTTTTGCTGAGGGTGATGTTCTTGTGGGGGTTTTCTTTCAGGATTTCTCATGGATATGTTCCAAACACCCATCTTGCCTGAACCGTCTGCCCTGGACGAAAGTGAGGAGCAATTTGAAGTCTTTTGCAGAAAAACTGGTGTGTGGTATTGATTTCTCCATGacatttccctcctttctttcctgttccCCTCTCACCAGTCCTCATAACTTTTGAGAGAAGTAGTTGTTTGAGTGGGGGAGAAGC from the Colius striatus isolate bColStr4 chromosome 2, bColStr4.1.hap1, whole genome shotgun sequence genome contains:
- the LOC104551957 gene encoding two pore channel protein 2 isoform X1, giving the protein MAEAASQDLLLAAAFVSDAQYNRNIPFKTSPEAVRLYYLYNHWMMQTATYFFIFLILSLAVFEEPAVYPLPFLVTSLVEVLCLLVFFGRLTHFAQVTPRSVFWKDTKNICIVAAVLLSLADLAIYAVLRMYSVRSIRWSRIVRPIFLINFAESRQIRRAFRSIRNTLPEITYVFLLFMFSLLMFSLMALKLFGERNLQTAEGLPYFRNYLEIVFDLYVLVTTANSPDVMMPAFDFSSWYALFFIAFVIINTYIFMSLFLAVVYNNYKKHLKNEIRQLAYMKRRKMIEAFNLLKEEVGAGVVVREARWKQLVKLVAPDISSSHRELLLRISDEEQKGFVDKKSFVQLADLLNIQVITLRMRRHPLGQWLPRVYGSAPSRLLRAVVRHRAFVWTYDVIILINAVFIALDEEIPFISYSEWVFLALYMIEIFLKVYTYEPRAFFGRNQFWNWFDTLIIFAALTATILNSTLKSTTKYNSQQILDIVFILRVLRLIRIVDSFQRFRVIMNTLINIVPTMLTFGGLTLVVYCVFAIVGMELFHGKIQFFPANSNAPHALECGNPALKDSLFARGKYCKNNFNNFASSFIVLMELTVVNQWHVFATGFANVTVQPAKLYFIAFHIVMVIIIVNIFVSFILEAFFVEYSLEKSEVETAIEQKIQELGMGVQEDELQDEQLLDNMESAEQDLEGEGATKPQFKGLVFKIASKRYRTVDALLQRMFEAEIPLEDEGPSLEEILNLPLSAPVPSNLTSESAA
- the LOC104551957 gene encoding two pore calcium channel protein 1 isoform X2 yields the protein MMQTATYFFIFLILSLAVFEEPAVYPLPFLVTSLVEVLCLLVFFGRLTHFAQVTPRSVFWKDTKNICIVAAVLLSLADLAIYAVLRMYSVRSIRWSRIVRPIFLINFAESRQIRRAFRSIRNTLPEITYVFLLFMFSLLMFSLMALKLFGERNLQTAEGLPYFRNYLEIVFDLYVLVTTANSPDVMMPAFDFSSWYALFFIAFVIINTYIFMSLFLAVVYNNYKKHLKNEIRQLAYMKRRKMIEAFNLLKEEVGAGVVVREARWKQLVKLVAPDISSSHRELLLRISDEEQKGFVDKKSFVQLADLLNIQVITLRMRRHPLGQWLPRVYGSAPSRLLRAVVRHRAFVWTYDVIILINAVFIALDEEIPFISYSEWVFLALYMIEIFLKVYTYEPRAFFGRNQFWNWFDTLIIFAALTATILNSTLKSTTKYNSQQILDIVFILRVLRLIRIVDSFQRFRVIMNTLINIVPTMLTFGGLTLVVYCVFAIVGMELFHGKIQFFPANSNAPHALECGNPALKDSLFARGKYCKNNFNNFASSFIVLMELTVVNQWHVFATGFANVTVQPAKLYFIAFHIVMVIIIVNIFVSFILEAFFVEYSLEKSEVETAIEQKIQELGMGVQEDELQDEQLLDNMESAEQDLEGEGATKPQFKGLVFKIASKRYRTVDALLQRMFEAEIPLEDEGPSLEEILNLPLSAPVPSNLTSESAA